In Deltaproteobacteria bacterium HGW-Deltaproteobacteria-18, the following proteins share a genomic window:
- a CDS encoding 5-(carboxyamino)imidazole ribonucleotide synthase, with the protein MIVGVLGGGQLARMLAMAGLPLGFDFVFYDPAPDPCAAPLGEHLRGEYSDRVMLSRFARRVDIITYEFENIPLECIEFLSQITPVHPGAQALVCAGDRLREKMLFQKLGIPVPAFRTVDSLATLNAAIEEIGLPAVLKTRTLGYDGKGQFVLRSRDDVARAWEMLGGFSLVLESLVAFEREISILGVRDQAGKILFYPISENVHHDGVLRFSKSCPQDPMQKQAEALAGKLLRQMNYVGVLALELFQVGSTLLANEMAPRVHNSGHWTIEGSMTSQFENHLRAIVGLPLGKTSVTGLSAMVNFIGKQPDLAGLLALRGLHVHLYGKAQRPGRKVGHATLWSRSGTSFKAGCRALRSLL; encoded by the coding sequence ATGATCGTCGGCGTGCTCGGAGGCGGGCAGCTTGCGCGCATGCTGGCCATGGCGGGTCTGCCCCTGGGTTTTGATTTCGTGTTCTACGATCCCGCGCCCGACCCCTGCGCCGCTCCTCTTGGCGAACATCTGCGGGGGGAATATTCCGACCGCGTCATGCTCTCGCGATTCGCACGGCGGGTGGACATCATCACCTACGAGTTCGAGAACATCCCTCTTGAATGCATCGAATTTCTCTCTCAGATCACGCCCGTGCACCCTGGCGCCCAGGCACTGGTCTGTGCCGGGGACAGACTGCGCGAGAAAATGTTATTCCAGAAACTGGGCATTCCCGTCCCTGCCTTCAGGACGGTGGACTCCTTGGCGACGCTGAACGCTGCCATCGAGGAAATCGGTCTGCCTGCCGTGCTGAAGACCCGTACTCTTGGCTATGACGGAAAAGGGCAGTTCGTGCTGCGCAGCCGTGACGATGTAGCCAGGGCGTGGGAGATGCTGGGCGGGTTTTCCCTGGTGCTGGAGAGTCTGGTCGCGTTCGAACGCGAAATTTCCATTCTTGGTGTGAGGGATCAGGCGGGCAAGATCCTGTTTTACCCGATAAGCGAAAACGTCCACCATGACGGGGTATTGCGTTTTTCCAAGAGCTGTCCGCAGGATCCGATGCAAAAGCAGGCAGAGGCGTTGGCCGGAAAACTTCTCAGACAGATGAATTATGTAGGGGTGCTCGCTCTGGAGCTTTTTCAGGTCGGGTCCACGCTGCTGGCCAATGAGATGGCGCCGCGGGTGCACAACTCCGGTCACTGGACCATCGAGGGATCCATGACGAGCCAGTTCGAGAACCACTTGCGGGCCATCGTGGGGCTGCCTTTGGGCAAGACTTCCGTTACCGGCCTTTCGGCCATGGTCAATTTCATCGGAAAGCAGCCTGATCTGGCTGGGCTATTGGCGCTGCGCGGACTGCATGTCCATCTTTACGGCAAGGCGCAGCGACCCGGACGCAAGGTTGGTCACGCCACGCTGTGGAGCAGAAGCGGAACTTCCTTCAAGGCGGGGTGCAGGGCTCTTCGGTCGTTGCTGTGA
- the purE gene encoding 5-(carboxyamino)imidazole ribonucleotide mutase: protein MAPLVGVIMGSSSDWETMQHCSRTLEILMVAHETRVVSAHRTPNLLFEYASGAEARGLQVIIAGAGGAAHLPGMAAAMTLLPVIGVPVRSKALNGMDSLLSIAQMPAGVPVGTMAIGRAGAVNAALLTAAILGMQHPRIREALAEFRRKQAQTVLDNPVPGDPQ, encoded by the coding sequence ATGGCCCCTTTAGTCGGTGTTATCATGGGATCTTCCTCGGATTGGGAGACGATGCAGCACTGTTCCCGGACACTGGAAATCCTGATGGTCGCTCATGAGACGCGGGTGGTTTCGGCGCACAGGACTCCGAACCTGCTTTTTGAATACGCTTCCGGAGCCGAGGCGCGCGGCCTGCAGGTGATCATTGCCGGAGCCGGAGGCGCGGCCCACCTGCCGGGCATGGCCGCGGCCATGACTTTGCTTCCGGTCATCGGGGTGCCCGTGCGTTCCAAGGCCTTGAACGGCATGGACTCCCTGCTTTCCATCGCCCAGATGCCCGCCGGGGTGCCGGTGGGAACCATGGCCATCGGAAGGGCCGGAGCCGTCAACGCCGCGCTCCTGACCGCGGCCATCCTCGGTATGCAGCATCCGCGGATTCGGGAGGCTTTGGCGGAGTTCAGGCGCAAGCAGGCGCAGACCGTCCTGGACAATCCCGTTCCGGGAGATCCGCAATGA
- a CDS encoding LysR family transcriptional regulator: MLNYKQLYYFWNVATAGGIRRAAERMHLTPQTLSGQIGELERDLGVKLFVRSGRRLEITESGKLALARADEIFQIGNELTEMLRASPPEEALPFRVGLADSVPKSIAFRLLAPAFELATPIRLFCHRDRPENLFAELAVHRLELVIADQQLPSGLGVKAFNHPLGNCSMTFFGVPDLARRYRPDFPRSLEGAPMLMPAGSARGALGGWFAEHGIHPHVVGEFDDTALLKTFGQAGLGLFPAPSVMREEVRRIYEVDVVGEATDLDVRYFAISAERRLKHPAVMAVSEHARQNLFGG; this comes from the coding sequence ATGCTCAACTACAAGCAACTCTACTATTTCTGGAATGTGGCCACGGCAGGCGGCATCAGGCGCGCGGCCGAACGCATGCACCTGACGCCGCAGACGCTCAGTGGGCAGATCGGCGAACTGGAACGGGACCTTGGCGTCAAGCTCTTCGTCCGCTCGGGACGAAGGCTCGAAATCACCGAGTCGGGCAAACTCGCCCTGGCCCGCGCCGACGAAATCTTTCAGATCGGCAATGAGCTGACCGAGATGCTGCGGGCCTCCCCTCCGGAAGAGGCCTTGCCCTTCCGCGTCGGTCTGGCGGATTCGGTTCCCAAGTCCATCGCCTTCCGCCTCCTGGCTCCGGCCTTCGAACTCGCCACTCCCATCCGGCTTTTCTGTCACCGGGACAGGCCGGAAAATCTGTTTGCCGAATTGGCCGTACACAGGCTCGAACTTGTCATCGCCGACCAGCAGTTGCCTTCCGGACTCGGTGTAAAGGCTTTCAACCATCCCCTTGGCAACTGTTCGATGACATTTTTCGGGGTTCCGGACCTTGCCAGGCGCTACCGGCCGGATTTTCCGCGCTCCCTGGAAGGTGCGCCAATGCTCATGCCGGCGGGAAGCGCACGCGGCGCGCTGGGCGGGTGGTTTGCCGAACACGGAATTCATCCGCATGTGGTGGGGGAATTCGACGACACGGCGCTCCTGAAAACCTTCGGCCAGGCTGGCCTTGGGCTCTTTCCGGCGCCAAGCGTGATGAGGGAGGAAGTCCGGCGAATCTACGAAGTGGATGTGGTGGGGGAGGCGACAGACCTCGACGTGCGCTATTTCGCCATTTCAGCGGAAAGACGTCTCAAGCATCCTGCCGTCATGGCCGTGAGCGAGCATGCGCGGCAGAATCTCTTCGGCGGCTGA
- a CDS encoding ATP phosphoribosyltransferase yields MVDGKQMRIGIPKGSLEEATVKLFAKAGWKVTSHHRNYFPEINDPELTCSLCRAQEMARYVENGLLDAGLTGKDWILENQSDVVIVDDLIYSKASNRPAKWVLAVAGDSPYRRPEDLAGKKIATEFLSFTKRYFEEAGIPVEVEYSWGATEAKVVEGLVDAIVEITETGTTIKAHGLRIIAELLQTNTQLIANKESWKDPWKRAKIENMNTLLQGALRADKLVALKMNAPADVVDKVMALLPSMNSPTIAHLHNSDWLSIETVVETCQVRDLVPKLQSVGAQAIIEYSLNKVI; encoded by the coding sequence ATGGTTGATGGAAAACAGATGCGCATCGGGATACCGAAGGGTTCCCTGGAAGAGGCCACAGTCAAGCTTTTCGCCAAGGCCGGCTGGAAGGTGACCTCGCACCACCGGAACTACTTCCCGGAAATAAACGACCCTGAACTGACCTGCTCACTGTGCCGGGCCCAGGAAATGGCCCGCTACGTGGAAAACGGTCTGCTTGACGCAGGCCTGACAGGCAAGGATTGGATCCTCGAGAACCAGTCGGACGTGGTCATCGTGGACGACCTCATTTATTCCAAGGCCAGCAATCGTCCGGCCAAGTGGGTGCTGGCCGTGGCCGGCGACTCTCCGTACAGGCGGCCCGAAGATCTGGCCGGGAAAAAGATCGCCACGGAATTTTTGAGCTTCACCAAGCGTTATTTCGAGGAAGCGGGAATCCCCGTCGAGGTCGAATATTCCTGGGGCGCCACCGAGGCCAAGGTCGTCGAAGGTCTGGTTGATGCCATCGTCGAGATCACCGAGACGGGCACGACCATCAAGGCCCACGGCCTGCGCATCATCGCCGAGCTGTTGCAGACCAACACCCAGCTCATCGCCAACAAGGAGTCCTGGAAGGATCCCTGGAAGCGGGCCAAGATCGAGAACATGAACACCCTCCTGCAGGGCGCGCTCAGGGCCGACAAGCTGGTGGCCCTTAAAATGAACGCTCCGGCCGATGTCGTGGACAAGGTCATGGCGCTTCTGCCGAGCATGAACTCCCCGACCATCGCCCACCTGCACAACTCCGACTGGCTGTCCATCGAGACCGTGGTCGAGACCTGCCAGGTCCGGGATCTGGTGCCGAAGCTGCAGTCGGTGGGTGCTCAGGCCATCATCGAGTACTCCCTCAACAAGGTCATCTAA
- a CDS encoding phosphoribosyl-AMP cyclohydrolase: MEQPDFDKCGGLIPVIAQEAASGEVLMLAYMNEEAWNETLRTGEVHYYSRSRKTLWHKGGTSGHVQKVRSIRMDCDRDTVLVQVEQIGGAACHTGRRSCFYRERDAQGRWTDCSPMVFDPKEVYK; the protein is encoded by the coding sequence ATGGAACAGCCTGATTTTGATAAATGCGGTGGCCTTATCCCGGTCATCGCCCAGGAGGCGGCAAGCGGCGAAGTGCTCATGCTCGCCTACATGAACGAAGAAGCCTGGAACGAGACCTTGCGAACCGGCGAGGTGCATTATTACAGCCGCAGCCGGAAAACGCTGTGGCACAAGGGCGGCACTTCCGGGCATGTGCAGAAGGTGCGCTCCATAAGAATGGACTGCGACCGGGACACCGTGCTGGTTCAGGTCGAGCAGATCGGCGGGGCGGCCTGTCACACGGGCCGCAGAAGTTGCTTTTATCGTGAACGAGACGCACAGGGGCGGTGGACGGACTGCTCCCCCATGGTGTTCGATCCCAAGGAGGTTTACAAATAA
- a CDS encoding 23S rRNA (adenine(2503)-C(2))-methyltransferase RlmN, which translates to MRNILELTCPELEEAVLAMGHQGFRARQLWQWLWRKGVREFSAMTNLARDFREQLMREWALVWPEVHEVQTSSDGTVKLLLRLADGALVETVLIPDRERFTQCLSCQIGCPMGCTFCSTGLMGFSRNMTGGEIAAQVLVARDYLRTHGLGDEVKNLVYMGMGEPLTNWDEVRRSLQILSNSEGLEFSRRRITLSTCAIKGRMDVFGVEGLALPAISLHAPTQEIREQLMPGAARWPIEELIETLQGLELKARERVTIEYILIKGVNDSLQHARQLVRLLSHLKCKINLIAYNPGPGIEYAAPAPEDVLAFEALLRKKGFTVTLRKSKGQDIAAACGQLKTEAQGRMNSTTSK; encoded by the coding sequence ATGCGCAACATTCTTGAACTGACCTGCCCCGAACTCGAAGAGGCCGTGCTGGCCATGGGCCATCAGGGCTTTCGGGCACGCCAGCTGTGGCAATGGCTGTGGCGCAAGGGCGTGCGCGAGTTTTCGGCCATGACCAACCTGGCCAGGGATTTCAGGGAGCAGCTCATGCGCGAGTGGGCGCTGGTCTGGCCGGAAGTGCACGAGGTCCAGACCAGCAGCGACGGGACGGTCAAGCTGCTGCTGCGCCTGGCTGACGGGGCATTGGTCGAGACCGTGCTCATTCCGGACAGAGAGCGCTTCACCCAGTGCCTGTCCTGCCAGATCGGTTGTCCCATGGGCTGCACGTTCTGCAGCACGGGGCTCATGGGCTTTTCCCGCAACATGACTGGCGGGGAGATCGCGGCCCAGGTGCTCGTGGCCAGGGATTATCTGCGCACCCACGGTCTGGGCGATGAAGTGAAGAATCTGGTCTACATGGGCATGGGCGAGCCCCTCACCAACTGGGACGAGGTGCGGCGCAGCCTGCAGATCCTCTCCAACAGCGAGGGCCTTGAATTTTCGCGGCGGCGCATCACGCTCTCGACCTGCGCCATCAAGGGCAGGATGGACGTCTTCGGGGTCGAAGGTCTGGCCCTGCCGGCCATCTCCCTGCATGCCCCGACCCAGGAGATCCGTGAACAGCTCATGCCTGGGGCCGCACGTTGGCCCATCGAAGAGCTGATCGAGACCCTGCAGGGCCTTGAGCTCAAGGCCCGGGAGCGGGTGACCATCGAATACATTCTGATCAAAGGGGTGAACGACAGCCTCCAGCATGCCCGGCAGCTGGTGCGGTTGCTTTCGCACCTGAAATGCAAGATCAATCTCATCGCCTACAATCCGGGTCCGGGCATAGAGTATGCCGCCCCGGCGCCCGAGGATGTGTTGGCTTTCGAGGCGCTCCTGCGCAAGAAGGGCTTCACCGTGACCTTGCGCAAGAGCAAGGGGCAGGATATCGCGGCTGCCTGCGGTCAGCTCAAGACCGAGGCTCAGGGCCGCATGAATTCGACGACGAGCAAGTAA
- a CDS encoding HD family phosphohydrolase yields the protein MPQPIKEAASICKTIMRNGYDAYVINAALQSKILGTSKDAEVEICTDIDLAGLKNLFPEISAGSGDIVARMNQGSATFLFHPADMADASHPEACVAQITSNMLRKLDKDEGFPVSLACPFIPRSRDVYDGFENISGGQVKFQGIPDETLKHDYLRAIRALRFSANYHLPIEENSWMSIIRASRRVLDYVSVTDIMDEWRKVEAENMWRFAELLFDSMILHGLVPELAALSRIFQVFDEETGPVSIWEHTLKVMQRYPEELPYDWYGTLGCLFLNCGKLYAGEVYEGRTTFYQHHRIGAKVARKILKRLRLNTEEVDMTVNLVRNHMRFHFMLTDKGIRRFKAVDDYPRLIEMARADIKARNANYTEFNHNMKMLERADIREELLEPLLNGKQIMDIARIKPGPAVGLIRDNLLQAQISGDVNTLEEAERFVVAYKAKEQL from the coding sequence ATGCCTCAGCCGATAAAAGAAGCCGCCTCCATCTGTAAAACCATCATGCGCAACGGCTATGACGCCTACGTCATCAACGCCGCGCTGCAGAGCAAGATTCTTGGAACATCCAAGGATGCCGAGGTGGAGATCTGCACGGATATCGACCTTGCCGGGCTCAAAAATCTTTTTCCCGAAATTTCCGCCGGCAGCGGGGATATCGTGGCCAGGATGAACCAGGGAAGCGCGACCTTTCTCTTTCATCCTGCCGACATGGCCGATGCCTCCCATCCCGAGGCCTGCGTTGCCCAGATTACGTCCAACATGCTCAGAAAGCTCGACAAGGACGAAGGCTTTCCGGTGAGCCTTGCCTGCCCGTTCATTCCTCGCTCCCGCGACGTGTACGACGGTTTCGAGAACATTTCCGGCGGTCAGGTCAAGTTTCAGGGCATCCCCGACGAGACCCTCAAGCACGATTATCTGCGGGCCATCCGCGCCCTGCGCTTCTCGGCCAACTACCATCTGCCCATCGAGGAGAATTCCTGGATGTCCATCATCCGCGCCTCGCGCCGGGTGCTTGATTATGTCTCGGTCACGGACATCATGGACGAATGGCGCAAGGTCGAAGCCGAGAACATGTGGCGTTTCGCCGAACTGCTTTTCGACTCCATGATCCTGCACGGGTTGGTGCCGGAGCTTGCGGCCCTGAGCCGGATCTTTCAGGTTTTCGACGAGGAGACCGGGCCTGTGTCCATCTGGGAACACACCCTGAAGGTCATGCAGCGTTACCCCGAAGAACTGCCCTACGACTGGTACGGCACCCTGGGTTGCCTCTTCCTCAATTGCGGCAAGCTCTATGCCGGTGAAGTCTATGAGGGGCGCACCACCTTCTACCAGCACCATCGCATCGGCGCCAAGGTTGCGCGCAAGATTCTGAAGCGTCTGCGCCTCAACACCGAGGAAGTGGACATGACCGTGAATCTGGTCCGCAACCACATGCGTTTTCACTTCATGTTGACGGACAAGGGCATCCGCCGCTTCAAGGCTGTGGACGACTATCCGCGCCTTATCGAGATGGCCCGGGCCGATATCAAGGCCAGAAATGCCAACTATACGGAATTCAATCACAACATGAAGATGCTGGAGCGCGCGGACATCCGTGAGGAGCTGCTCGAACCCCTGCTGAACGGCAAGCAGATCATGGACATCGCGCGCATCAAGCCCGGCCCGGCCGTAGGCCTGATTCGCGACAACCTGCTTCAGGCCCAGATTTCCGGCGACGTGAACACCCTCGAAGAAGCCGAGCGTTTCGTGGTCGCCTACAAAGCCAAGGAGCAGCTCTAG
- a CDS encoding sigma-54-dependent Fis family transcriptional regulator: MANILIVDDDLSLREVLEIALIKKGHSVWTAPDSAAALAVLHQHSIGLILLDLRLGRESGIDLLIRIRETWADVPVLMVTAYADAKSAITAMKHGAKDYISKPFELDDLLYTVERTLETARLKEENDWLKGQISKQYGEIIGGSQQMQAVFDLVRRIAPTNISVLVTGESGTGKELFARCIHSQSQRAKHPFLAINCGGLPDNLVESELFGYRKGAFTGADRAKKGLLEMAEGGTLFLDEVGELAHSTQVKLLRYVQERCFIPLGGTEELRSDVRIIAATNRNVEQSVADGDFREDLYYRLSGVKVHLPPLRERGDDALTLAEHFLEKACRAQKRQLRGFTAEARKKLLAYGYPGNVRELENIVERAVALEPGDTVTADSLVIYEKITSTEQDGGIQKVLSGQMTLDEYLAVHEHKVISEALRRCGGHKGRAAEMVGLNFRQFRYRLTKAGEKDEDI; encoded by the coding sequence ATGGCCAACATACTTATCGTAGATGACGACCTGAGCCTGCGTGAGGTTCTGGAGATCGCCCTGATCAAGAAGGGGCATTCGGTCTGGACGGCGCCCGATTCGGCTGCGGCCTTGGCCGTGCTGCACCAACATTCCATCGGCCTCATCCTCCTGGACCTGCGTCTGGGCCGGGAAAGCGGGATCGATCTGCTGATCCGCATCCGTGAGACCTGGGCGGATGTGCCCGTGCTCATGGTTACGGCCTATGCCGACGCCAAGAGCGCCATCACGGCCATGAAGCACGGCGCCAAGGACTACATCTCCAAGCCCTTCGAGCTCGACGACCTGCTCTACACGGTGGAGCGCACCCTTGAGACGGCCCGCCTCAAGGAGGAAAACGACTGGCTCAAGGGGCAGATCAGCAAGCAGTACGGCGAGATCATAGGCGGGAGCCAGCAGATGCAGGCCGTCTTCGACCTGGTGCGGCGCATCGCCCCGACAAACATCAGCGTGCTCGTGACCGGCGAGTCGGGTACGGGCAAGGAGCTTTTCGCCCGTTGCATCCACAGCCAGAGCCAGCGTGCCAAGCATCCGTTCCTGGCCATCAACTGCGGCGGCCTGCCGGACAATCTGGTGGAGAGCGAGCTGTTCGGCTACCGCAAGGGCGCTTTCACCGGCGCCGACCGGGCCAAGAAAGGCCTCCTTGAAATGGCCGAGGGCGGGACCCTTTTTTTGGACGAGGTGGGCGAATTGGCCCATTCCACCCAGGTCAAGCTTCTGCGCTACGTGCAGGAGCGCTGCTTCATTCCCCTCGGCGGCACAGAAGAGCTGCGCTCTGATGTGCGCATCATTGCGGCCACCAATCGCAATGTCGAGCAGAGCGTGGCCGACGGCGATTTCCGCGAGGATCTCTATTATCGCCTGAGCGGAGTAAAGGTCCATCTTCCGCCCCTGCGCGAACGGGGGGACGACGCGCTGACCCTGGCCGAGCATTTTCTGGAAAAGGCCTGCCGCGCCCAGAAGCGCCAGTTGCGAGGCTTCACCGCCGAAGCGCGCAAGAAGCTCCTTGCCTACGGATACCCCGGCAACGTCCGGGAACTCGAAAACATCGTGGAGCGGGCCGTGGCCCTTGAGCCAGGAGATACCGTCACGGCGGATTCCCTGGTCATCTACGAGAAAATCACTTCCACCGAGCAGGATGGAGGAATCCAGAAAGTCCTGTCCGGGCAGATGACCCTCGACGAATATCTCGCCGTGCACGAGCACAAGGTCATTTCCGAGGCGCTACGGCGCTGCGGCGGGCACAAAGGGCGGGCCGCGGAGATGGTCGGTCTCAACTTCCGGCAGTTCCGCTACCGCTTGACCAAGGCGGGGGAAAAAGATGAAGATATTTAG
- a CDS encoding dihydroorotase, with protein sequence MAHVDCLIRNVFWEDRSCDLFIGEGRVLELAEAGTVAAPEGMSGTQIVDAAGLSLLPSLIDAHVHLREPGQEYKEDIASGLSAAAGGGFGQVMAMANTSPVNDNASVTRFMLQKAAESFAHGPWVRPVGALTVGLKGKELAAAGELARAGCVALSNDGLPVENTELFRRAMEYAADYGLKVIDHCEDPWLGSGGVMNEGEVSSRLGLKGIPTVSEAMQVARDILLASYLDLPIHLAHISCRQSVELIAGAKERGVKVTAETCPHYLLWDESRVEGYDTSVRVNPPLRTRDDVLALRQAVRTGVIDILVTDHAPHAAHEKEVTFADAPSGISGLDTALSLTYELVRSGELDFADISRLWCWNTASIFGLPANRMQPGDPADFVLFDPDLAWVATAGALLSKGKNTPCLDKEIPGRVMAHFLGGRAVFSRLDTLTLKRS encoded by the coding sequence ATGGCACATGTAGATTGTCTGATTCGCAATGTTTTCTGGGAAGATCGCAGCTGCGACCTCTTCATCGGCGAAGGCCGTGTGCTCGAACTGGCCGAGGCCGGAACCGTCGCCGCTCCTGAAGGCATGTCCGGGACCCAGATCGTCGATGCCGCCGGACTGAGCCTCCTGCCGAGCCTCATCGACGCCCACGTGCATCTGCGCGAACCCGGCCAGGAATACAAGGAGGACATCGCCTCGGGCCTGTCAGCTGCGGCTGGGGGCGGGTTCGGGCAGGTCATGGCCATGGCCAATACCAGTCCCGTCAACGACAATGCCTCAGTGACCCGCTTCATGCTGCAAAAAGCCGCCGAGAGCTTTGCGCACGGCCCCTGGGTCCGACCTGTCGGCGCGCTGACCGTGGGCCTCAAGGGCAAGGAGCTGGCCGCCGCCGGGGAGCTGGCCCGGGCCGGATGCGTGGCGTTGTCCAACGACGGCCTGCCTGTCGAGAACACGGAGCTTTTCCGGCGGGCCATGGAATATGCGGCGGATTACGGCCTGAAAGTCATCGATCACTGCGAGGACCCCTGGCTGGGGTCGGGCGGCGTCATGAACGAGGGCGAGGTTTCGAGCCGTCTGGGCCTCAAGGGCATCCCGACCGTGTCCGAAGCCATGCAGGTCGCCCGCGACATCCTGCTGGCCTCCTACCTGGACCTGCCCATCCATCTGGCCCACATCAGCTGCCGCCAGTCGGTGGAACTCATCGCCGGGGCCAAGGAGCGCGGCGTCAAGGTCACGGCGGAAACCTGCCCGCACTACCTGCTCTGGGACGAATCCAGGGTCGAGGGCTACGACACCAGCGTGCGTGTCAACCCGCCCCTGCGCACCCGCGACGATGTGCTGGCCCTGCGCCAGGCCGTGCGTACGGGAGTCATCGACATCCTGGTCACGGACCACGCACCCCATGCGGCCCACGAAAAGGAAGTGACTTTCGCCGATGCGCCCAGCGGCATTTCCGGCCTGGATACGGCCCTGTCCCTGACCTATGAACTGGTGCGCAGCGGGGAGCTTGATTTTGCCGACATAAGCCGTCTGTGGTGCTGGAACACGGCCTCCATTTTCGGCCTGCCCGCCAACCGCATGCAACCCGGCGACCCTGCGGACTTTGTGCTTTTCGACCCTGACCTGGCCTGGGTGGCCACGGCCGGGGCCCTCCTGTCCAAGGGCAAGAACACGCCCTGCCTGGACAAGGAGATTCCCGGCCGGGTCATGGCTCATTTTCTTGGCGGCCGGGCCGTTTTTTCCAGGCTGGATACGTTAACCCTGAAACGTTCGTGA
- a CDS encoding aspartate carbamoyltransferase, with translation MNWRHKDLLEISQLDPDEIAHVFETAARFAEVNQRPIKKVPILKGKSVVLFFAEASTRTKTSFDMAGKRLSADTFSLTKSGSSLQKGESLKDTALTLQAMNPDAIVIRHWDSGAARFLAERLSCSVINAGDGWHAHPTQALLDGFTLHQVWGSFAGKTVCILGDIAHSRVARSDVELLTMLGARVRICAPRTLLPAMVRTWPVDVFSDVARACEGVDAVICLRLQLERQQAGLLPDLREYACTYGLSARHLEKANADVKIMHPGPMNRGLEISSELADCGASLILDQVASGVAVRMTLLHLYLTRTRISA, from the coding sequence ATGAATTGGCGGCATAAGGACCTTTTGGAGATTTCCCAGCTCGATCCCGATGAGATCGCCCATGTTTTCGAGACGGCGGCCCGGTTCGCGGAAGTGAACCAGCGGCCCATCAAGAAGGTGCCCATCCTGAAGGGCAAGAGCGTGGTCCTGTTTTTTGCCGAGGCCTCCACGCGCACCAAGACTTCCTTCGACATGGCCGGCAAGCGCCTGTCCGCCGACACATTCAGCCTGACCAAGTCGGGCAGCTCCCTGCAGAAAGGGGAGAGCCTCAAAGACACGGCCCTGACCCTGCAGGCCATGAATCCCGACGCCATCGTCATCCGGCACTGGGACAGCGGGGCGGCCAGGTTTCTGGCCGAACGGCTGTCCTGCTCCGTCATCAACGCCGGGGACGGCTGGCATGCCCACCCGACGCAGGCCCTCCTCGACGGATTCACCCTGCATCAGGTCTGGGGTTCCTTTGCGGGCAAGACCGTGTGTATCCTCGGCGACATCGCCCACAGCCGGGTGGCCCGCTCGGATGTGGAACTTCTGACCATGCTCGGGGCCCGGGTCCGCATCTGCGCTCCGCGCACGCTGCTGCCGGCCATGGTCCGGACCTGGCCGGTGGATGTTTTTTCCGACGTGGCCAGGGCCTGCGAAGGAGTGGACGCGGTCATCTGCCTGCGCCTGCAACTGGAGCGCCAGCAGGCGGGGCTGTTGCCGGATCTGCGCGAGTACGCCTGCACCTACGGGCTCAGCGCAAGGCATCTGGAAAAGGCCAACGCGGATGTGAAGATCATGCACCCCGGCCCCATGAACCGGGGCCTTGAGATTTCTTCCGAGCTGGCCGACTGCGGGGCGAGCCTCATCCTGGATCAGGTCGCCTCGGGCGTGGCCGTGCGCATGACCCTTCTGCACCTGTATTTGACCAGAACCCGGATCTCGGCATGA